The Desulfohalovibrio reitneri genome contains a region encoding:
- a CDS encoding DUF1385 domain-containing protein — MAAPQTVGGQAVLEGVMMRRGSRLAVAVRKPSGEIDVQSRPWRSLGLGRLARIPFVRGFPVLVETMVNGVTSLNHSARVALEEEAKAEGKGSEMSNWALAGTVVFAFAMALGLFVVLPHLASMGLTSIGLAGDLDSLSFHAWDGVIKLAVFILYILAISLMPDIRRVFQYHGAEHKSIWAYESSGDVSPALAAGHSRLHPRCGTTFLLFVVAFSILLFAVLVPLVLSVWSPESTVLRHAWTLVVKLGLMVPVSCLAYELIKVSGKLGNSFLGRMLSAPGMGMQMLTTYEPDESQLEVAEAALRAAVGLERKTEAAA; from the coding sequence TGCGTCGCGGTTCGCGTCTCGCCGTGGCCGTGCGCAAGCCCTCGGGCGAGATCGACGTGCAGAGCCGCCCCTGGCGTTCGCTGGGGCTCGGGCGTCTGGCGCGTATTCCCTTTGTGCGTGGTTTCCCCGTGCTGGTGGAGACCATGGTCAACGGCGTGACCTCCCTCAACCACTCCGCGCGGGTGGCCCTGGAAGAAGAGGCCAAGGCCGAGGGCAAGGGGAGCGAAATGAGCAACTGGGCCCTGGCGGGCACGGTGGTTTTCGCCTTCGCCATGGCCCTGGGGCTGTTCGTGGTCCTGCCGCATTTGGCCTCCATGGGGCTCACCTCCATCGGCCTTGCGGGCGACCTGGACAGCCTCAGCTTCCACGCCTGGGACGGCGTCATCAAGCTGGCCGTGTTCATCCTCTACATTCTGGCCATCTCCCTCATGCCGGACATCCGCCGCGTGTTTCAGTACCACGGCGCGGAGCACAAGAGCATCTGGGCCTACGAGTCCTCGGGCGACGTGAGCCCGGCCCTGGCCGCCGGCCACTCCCGCCTGCATCCGCGCTGCGGCACCACCTTCCTTTTGTTCGTGGTGGCCTTTTCCATCCTGCTGTTCGCCGTGCTGGTGCCCCTTGTGCTCTCGGTGTGGTCCCCGGAGTCCACCGTGCTGCGCCACGCCTGGACCCTGGTGGTCAAGCTGGGGCTCATGGTTCCGGTGAGCTGTCTGGCGTATGAGCTCATCAAGGTTTCCGGCAAGCTGGGCAATTCCTTTCTGGGCAGGATGCTCTCCGCTCCGGGCATGGGCATGCAGATGCTGACCACTTACGAGCCGGACGAGTCGCAGCTCGAGGTGGCCGAAGCCGCCCTGCGCGCCGCCGTGGGGCTGGAGCGCAAGACGGAGGCCGCGGCGTGA
- the secE gene encoding preprotein translocase subunit SecE — protein MAKENKNGKGKGQAKGQTKGQTKGQAKTQAAEQAGPAAKVRQFRDFLEKAKIELKKVTWPARKETVATSVAVLVLTFVMALFLGLADVVLSKIVQAILS, from the coding sequence ATGGCCAAAGAGAACAAAAACGGCAAGGGCAAGGGCCAGGCCAAGGGTCAGACCAAGGGGCAGACCAAGGGCCAAGCCAAGACCCAGGCCGCGGAGCAGGCGGGGCCGGCCGCCAAGGTCAGGCAGTTTCGCGATTTTCTTGAGAAGGCCAAGATCGAGCTGAAGAAGGTCACTTGGCCCGCGCGCAAGGAGACCGTGGCCACCTCCGTGGCCGTGCTCGTTCTGACGTTCGTCATGGCCCTGTTCCTGGGGCTGGCGGATGTGGTTCTGTCCAAGATTGTCCAGGCCATTCTCTCGTAA
- the rpmG gene encoding 50S ribosomal protein L33, translating into MRVIIQLQCTECKRRNYSTVKNKKNTTGRLELQKYCPWDRKHTAHRETK; encoded by the coding sequence ATGCGCGTCATCATCCAGTTGCAGTGCACCGAATGCAAGCGCCGCAACTACTCCACGGTCAAGAATAAGAAGAACACCACGGGGCGGCTTGAGTTGCAGAAGTACTGCCCCTGGGACCGGAAGCACACGGCGCACCGGGAAACCAAGTAG
- the tuf gene encoding elongation factor Tu encodes MGKAKFERNKPHVNIGTVGHIDHGKTTLTAAITKTLAAKGWSEFVAFDQIDKAPEEKERGITIATAHVEYETPNRHYAHVDCPGHADYIKNMITGAAQMDGCILVVAATDGPMPQTREHILLARQVGVPAVVVFLNKCDMVDDEELLELVELEVRELLTGYEFPGDDTPVVRGSALKALESDDPESDDCKPIIELMEACDDFIPEPQRDIDKPFLMPIEDVFSISGRGTVVTGRVERGVIKVGEEIEIVGMKDTMKTTCTGVEMFRKILDQGQAGDNVGVLLRGVKREDVERGQVLARPKTITPHKKFKAEVYVLNKEEGGRHTPFFSGYRPQFYFRTTDVTGVVTLEEGVEMVMPGDNATFLVELIAPIAMEPGLRFAIREGGRTVGAGVVSEIEE; translated from the coding sequence ATGGGCAAGGCGAAGTTCGAGCGCAATAAGCCGCACGTAAACATCGGCACCGTCGGGCACATCGACCACGGCAAGACCACGCTGACCGCGGCCATCACTAAGACCCTGGCCGCCAAGGGCTGGTCCGAATTCGTGGCCTTCGACCAGATCGACAAGGCCCCGGAAGAGAAAGAGCGCGGCATCACCATCGCCACGGCGCACGTGGAGTACGAGACGCCCAACCGTCACTACGCCCACGTGGACTGCCCCGGGCACGCCGACTACATCAAGAATATGATCACTGGCGCCGCCCAGATGGACGGCTGCATCCTGGTCGTGGCCGCCACCGACGGCCCCATGCCGCAGACCCGCGAGCACATCCTGCTCGCCCGCCAGGTCGGCGTCCCCGCCGTCGTCGTTTTCCTGAACAAGTGCGACATGGTGGATGACGAGGAGCTGCTGGAGCTGGTGGAGCTGGAAGTCCGCGAGCTGCTGACCGGCTACGAGTTCCCTGGCGACGACACCCCGGTTGTGCGCGGCTCCGCGCTGAAGGCGCTGGAGAGCGACGATCCGGAGTCCGACGACTGCAAGCCCATCATCGAGTTGATGGAAGCCTGCGACGACTTCATTCCCGAGCCGCAGCGCGACATCGACAAGCCTTTCCTGATGCCCATCGAGGACGTCTTCTCCATCTCCGGCCGCGGCACCGTGGTCACCGGCCGCGTCGAGCGCGGCGTGATCAAGGTGGGCGAGGAGATCGAGATCGTGGGCATGAAGGACACGATGAAGACCACCTGCACCGGCGTCGAGATGTTCCGCAAGATTCTCGACCAGGGCCAGGCGGGCGACAACGTGGGCGTGCTGCTTCGCGGCGTGAAGCGCGAGGACGTGGAGCGCGGCCAGGTGCTGGCCCGTCCCAAGACGATCACGCCGCACAAGAAGTTCAAGGCCGAGGTGTACGTCCTGAACAAGGAAGAGGGCGGCCGCCACACGCCGTTCTTCTCGGGCTACCGTCCGCAGTTCTACTTCCGCACCACCGACGTCACCGGCGTGGTGACGCTGGAAGAGGGCGTGGAAATGGTCATGCCCGGCGACAACGCCACCTTCCTGGTGGAGCTGATCGCGCCCATCGCCATGGAGCCCGGCCTGCGCTTCGCCATCCGCGAGGGCGGCCGCACCGTGGGCGCCGGCGTGGTCTCCGAGATCGAGGAGTAG
- the rplA gene encoding 50S ribosomal protein L1: MPKHGKKYRQANEGIDPNERLGVEDAVRQAIEKAFAKFDENVDIALNLGVQPKYSDQMVRGACSLPHGLGKDVRVAVFCKGEKQGEAKEAGADVVGAEDLVEQVQGGWLEFDKAIATPDMMAQVGKIGRILGPRGLMPNAKTGTVTFDVASAVKELKAGKVEFKVDKAGVLHAPLGKVSFGPDKILDNMRTLVDTVIRLKPATAKGTYLKAVAVSTTMGPGFKIDPGSVRKFVEG, encoded by the coding sequence ATGCCGAAGCACGGAAAGAAATATCGCCAGGCCAACGAGGGCATCGATCCCAATGAGCGGCTCGGGGTCGAGGACGCCGTCCGCCAGGCCATCGAGAAGGCGTTCGCCAAGTTCGACGAGAACGTTGACATCGCCCTGAACCTGGGCGTGCAACCCAAGTATTCCGACCAGATGGTCCGCGGCGCCTGCTCGCTGCCGCACGGCCTTGGCAAGGACGTCCGCGTGGCCGTCTTCTGCAAGGGCGAGAAGCAGGGCGAGGCCAAGGAAGCCGGTGCCGACGTAGTCGGCGCCGAGGACCTGGTCGAGCAGGTCCAGGGCGGCTGGCTGGAGTTCGACAAGGCCATCGCCACCCCGGACATGATGGCCCAGGTTGGCAAGATCGGCCGCATTCTTGGCCCTCGCGGCCTGATGCCCAACGCCAAGACGGGCACCGTCACTTTCGATGTCGCCTCGGCCGTCAAGGAGCTCAAGGCGGGCAAGGTGGAGTTCAAGGTCGACAAGGCCGGCGTGCTCCATGCTCCGCTGGGCAAGGTCTCCTTCGGCCCGGACAAGATTCTCGACAACATGCGTACGCTGGTTGATACGGTTATCCGTCTCAAGCCGGCCACCGCCAAGGGCACCTACCTTAAGGCTGTGGCCGTCAGCACCACCATGGGCCCCGGGTTCAAGATCGACCCCGGCAGCGTCCGCAAGTTCGTAGAGGGATAG
- the rplJ gene encoding 50S ribosomal protein L10: MNRAEKAEVIASLKGAAQSASIAVVADFKGMSVEEMTGLRVKCRENGVSFQVVKNTLARIALAESDHEIVGERLTENNAIAFGYDDPVVAAKVFTSFQKEFPKSKLALKFASLQGKLLEEEAVKDLSKLPSREELLSKLLGTMNAVPQSFVGLLANVPRGMLNVLTAIKDQKDEGAEAA; encoded by the coding sequence GTGAACAGGGCTGAAAAAGCGGAAGTCATCGCCAGCCTCAAGGGTGCTGCGCAGAGCGCGTCCATCGCCGTCGTGGCCGATTTCAAGGGCATGTCGGTTGAGGAGATGACCGGCCTTCGCGTCAAGTGCCGCGAAAACGGTGTCTCCTTCCAGGTGGTCAAGAACACCCTGGCCCGCATCGCCCTGGCCGAAAGCGACCACGAAATCGTGGGTGAGCGGCTCACGGAGAACAACGCCATCGCCTTCGGGTACGACGACCCGGTGGTGGCGGCCAAGGTCTTTACCTCCTTCCAGAAGGAGTTTCCCAAGAGCAAGCTGGCGCTGAAATTCGCCAGCCTGCAGGGCAAGCTCCTGGAGGAAGAGGCGGTCAAGGATCTCTCCAAACTGCCGTCCCGCGAGGAGCTTCTCAGCAAGCTCCTGGGCACCATGAACGCGGTGCCTCAGAGCTTCGTGGGCCTTCTGGCCAACGTGCCCCGCGGCATGCTCAACGTTCTTACGGCCATCAAGGACCAAAAGGACGAGGGCGCCGAGGCGGCCTAG
- the lpxC gene encoding UDP-3-O-acyl-N-acetylglucosamine deacetylase, whose product MFQKTIRKAISCSGIGLHSGRKVSLSLRPAPEDTGILFCLRDGEGTRFLKPDPKAVQSTRLATTLTRGKDSLSTVEHLMAAVRGMGVDNIRVEAEGGELPIMDGSAAPFVYLLRMAGTQVQSAPKRVLALTRELDFEREDKWIRAKPYQGFRVDYTISFDHPRIGDQRFSIDLTPESFSRKLAKARTFGFLREVEFLRSNGLALGGSLENAVVLDEYNVINEDGLRFKDEFVRHKVLDFAGDMAVAELPLWGHFQVFASGHGLNNEFLRYLVDNSGEYLREVTLSRPTETREGYVPGAEPVGQPAVA is encoded by the coding sequence ATGTTCCAAAAGACAATTCGTAAAGCCATATCCTGTTCCGGCATCGGACTGCACAGTGGCCGCAAGGTTTCCCTGTCCTTGCGGCCGGCTCCCGAGGACACGGGAATCCTCTTCTGTCTTCGCGACGGCGAGGGCACCCGTTTTCTCAAGCCGGACCCCAAGGCGGTGCAGTCAACCCGCCTGGCCACGACCCTGACCCGGGGCAAGGATTCCCTCTCCACCGTGGAGCACCTCATGGCGGCTGTGCGCGGCATGGGCGTGGATAACATCCGTGTGGAGGCCGAAGGCGGAGAATTGCCCATCATGGACGGCAGCGCCGCGCCGTTCGTCTATCTACTCCGCATGGCCGGCACCCAGGTGCAGTCGGCTCCCAAGCGCGTCCTGGCCCTGACCCGCGAGCTGGATTTCGAGCGTGAGGACAAGTGGATCAGGGCCAAGCCCTACCAGGGATTCCGGGTGGACTACACAATTTCCTTCGATCACCCCCGCATCGGCGACCAACGGTTCTCCATCGACCTGACCCCGGAGTCTTTCTCCCGCAAGCTGGCCAAGGCGCGCACCTTCGGCTTCCTGCGCGAGGTGGAATTTTTGCGCTCCAACGGCCTGGCCCTGGGCGGCTCCCTGGAGAACGCCGTGGTCCTGGACGAGTATAACGTCATCAACGAGGACGGCCTGCGCTTCAAGGACGAGTTCGTGCGTCACAAGGTGCTGGACTTCGCGGGCGACATGGCCGTGGCCGAGCTTCCCCTGTGGGGGCACTTCCAAGTTTTCGCCTCCGGGCACGGTCTGAACAACGAGTTTCTGCGCTACCTGGTGGACAACTCCGGGGAGTACCTGCGAGAGGTCACGCTCAGCAGGCCCACGGAGACGCGTGAAGGGTACGTGCCCGGCGCCGAGCCTGTGGGGCAGCCCGCGGTGGCCTAG
- the prmC gene encoding peptide chain release factor N(5)-glutamine methyltransferase: protein METVGGWLRSAEAELIRGGADAPRLAAGAMLAHVLGLDRTGLFLARERNLSKAERNRADELLARRASGEPLAYVLGEREFYGLTLRVTPDVLIPRPDTETIVDEARGLFDPSEPLTFADLGTGSGALAAALACLFPLASGVAMDRSPGALDVARDNLQRLKADSRVACLLADFADLPLASDRLDLVVANPPYVTNEEFACLPPGVGLHEPRGALEAGEDGLDCVRALLPEAARALRPGGWLLMEMGASQGAACLELARGAGLVHPVIRKDLAGLDRVLCAKSPE, encoded by the coding sequence ATGGAGACCGTTGGCGGCTGGCTGCGCTCCGCCGAGGCGGAGTTGATCCGCGGCGGAGCCGACGCTCCGCGTCTGGCGGCGGGCGCGATGCTGGCCCATGTTCTGGGATTGGACCGCACAGGCCTCTTCCTGGCCCGCGAACGCAACCTATCCAAGGCCGAGCGCAACCGCGCGGACGAGCTGCTGGCCCGCCGGGCAAGCGGCGAACCCCTGGCCTATGTGCTGGGCGAGCGGGAGTTCTACGGCCTGACCCTGCGCGTCACCCCGGACGTGCTCATCCCCAGGCCGGACACCGAGACAATCGTGGACGAGGCGCGCGGGCTTTTCGACCCATCCGAGCCCCTGACTTTCGCCGACCTTGGAACCGGCTCCGGTGCTTTGGCTGCGGCGCTGGCATGCCTGTTTCCCCTGGCGTCCGGCGTGGCGATGGACCGTTCGCCCGGGGCCCTGGACGTGGCCCGGGACAATCTCCAGCGGCTCAAGGCGGATTCTCGCGTGGCTTGTTTGTTGGCTGACTTCGCCGACCTTCCCCTGGCTTCCGATCGGCTGGACCTGGTGGTGGCCAATCCGCCGTACGTCACCAACGAAGAATTCGCCTGCCTGCCTCCCGGCGTGGGGCTTCATGAACCTCGGGGCGCGCTGGAAGCGGGGGAGGACGGCCTGGACTGCGTGCGGGCGCTTCTGCCGGAAGCCGCCCGGGCGCTGCGGCCGGGTGGCTGGCTGCTCATGGAGATGGGGGCCTCCCAGGGTGCTGCCTGTCTGGAACTGGCCCGGGGCGCGGGACTCGTTCATCCTGTGATCCGTAAGGACCTGGCTGGCCTGGACCGGGTGCTGTGCGCCAAGTCTCCAGAATGA
- the prfA gene encoding peptide chain release factor 1: protein MFSKLDSLEQSYTELEQELSKPEVYSDQERYTELAKKLASLSEVVEAYREHKSLTTELENNKELLSDSDPDIKEMAKAEIESIREQLPELEERLHVLLLPKDPLDEKNIILEIRAGTGGDEAALFAADLFRMYSRFAERKNWTLEILSESETDSGGFKEVIAGIKGDRVYSWLKYESGTHRVQRVPETESQGRIHTSAATVAVLPEAEEVDVEIDPGDLRVDVFRASGAGGQHVNTTDSAVRITHLPTGIAVSCQDEKSQHKNRAKAMKVLRARLLQIMEEERKNAEDEARRSQVGSGDRSGRIRTYNFPQGRVSDHRINLTLYKLDAFMQGELEEMIEALAANAQAESLKQD, encoded by the coding sequence ATGTTTTCCAAATTGGACTCGCTGGAGCAGTCCTACACGGAGCTTGAGCAGGAGTTGAGCAAGCCCGAGGTGTACAGCGACCAGGAACGCTACACCGAATTGGCCAAGAAACTGGCCAGTCTTTCCGAGGTGGTCGAGGCCTACCGCGAGCACAAGAGCCTGACCACCGAACTGGAGAACAACAAGGAGCTCCTTTCGGACAGCGATCCGGACATCAAGGAGATGGCCAAGGCGGAGATCGAATCCATCCGCGAACAGCTGCCCGAACTGGAGGAGCGGCTGCACGTCCTGCTCCTGCCCAAGGATCCCCTGGACGAGAAGAACATCATTCTGGAGATTCGCGCGGGCACCGGCGGGGACGAAGCCGCCCTGTTCGCCGCGGACCTCTTCCGTATGTATTCCCGCTTCGCGGAGCGCAAGAACTGGACCCTGGAAATCCTCAGCGAGAGTGAAACCGACTCCGGCGGCTTCAAGGAAGTCATCGCCGGCATCAAGGGCGACCGCGTCTATTCCTGGCTGAAGTACGAATCCGGCACGCACCGCGTGCAGCGTGTCCCCGAGACCGAGTCCCAGGGGCGAATCCATACGTCCGCGGCCACCGTGGCCGTGTTGCCGGAGGCCGAGGAAGTGGACGTGGAGATCGATCCCGGCGATTTGCGGGTGGACGTCTTTCGCGCGTCCGGCGCTGGCGGGCAGCACGTCAACACCACTGACTCGGCCGTGCGCATAACGCATCTGCCCACCGGCATCGCGGTCTCCTGCCAGGACGAGAAGAGCCAGCACAAGAACCGGGCCAAGGCCATGAAGGTTCTGCGCGCGCGCCTGCTGCAGATCATGGAGGAGGAGCGCAAGAACGCCGAGGACGAGGCCCGCCGCTCGCAAGTGGGTTCCGGCGACCGTTCCGGCCGCATTCGCACCTACAATTTCCCCCAGGGCCGGGTTTCCGACCACCGCATCAACCTGACCCTCTACAAGCTGGACGCCTTCATGCAAGGCGAACTGGAAGAGATGATCGAGGCTCTGGCGGCCAACGCCCAGGCCGAATCCCTCAAACAGGACTGA
- the rplL gene encoding 50S ribosomal protein L7/L12: protein MADVTKEQVIDFISNMTVLELAELIKELEDKFGVSAAAPVAAAAAPAAGGAEGGAEEEEQTEFDVVLKSPGGNKIAVIKVVRALTGLGLKEAKAKVDEAPQPLKEGVSKDEAEEAKKQLEEAGAEIEIK, encoded by the coding sequence ATGGCTGATGTTACCAAAGAGCAAGTCATCGATTTCATCTCCAACATGACCGTGTTGGAACTGGCCGAGCTCATCAAGGAGCTCGAGGACAAGTTTGGCGTGTCCGCCGCCGCCCCCGTGGCCGCTGCGGCCGCCCCCGCCGCCGGCGGCGCCGAAGGCGGAGCCGAAGAGGAAGAGCAGACCGAGTTCGACGTCGTGCTCAAGTCCCCCGGCGGCAACAAGATCGCGGTCATCAAGGTCGTCCGCGCCCTCACCGGGCTGGGCCTCAAGGAAGCCAAGGCCAAGGTGGACGAGGCTCCCCAGCCCCTCAAGGAAGGCGTTTCCAAAGACGAGGCCGAGGAGGCCAAGAAGCAGCTTGAAGAAGCTGGCGCTGAAATCGAGATCAAGTAG
- the nusG gene encoding transcription termination/antitermination protein NusG yields the protein MAQSQDSGQQEPKARWYIVHTYSGFEQRVEQTIKEMMRTGQDYGQIKQVVVPTEKVIELVKGEKKTSTRKFYPGYVMVQMALTDHSWHLVQNIPRVTGFVGGKMRPTPMRDSEAEKILAMMEQRQEQPRPKFHFERGDEVRVIDGPFSGFNGTVEEVNYDKGKLRVSVSIFGRQTPVELDFVQVSKS from the coding sequence ATGGCGCAGTCGCAGGATTCCGGGCAGCAAGAGCCCAAGGCGCGCTGGTACATCGTGCACACCTATTCCGGGTTTGAGCAGCGCGTTGAACAGACCATCAAGGAGATGATGCGGACCGGTCAGGACTACGGCCAGATCAAGCAGGTCGTGGTGCCCACCGAGAAGGTCATTGAGTTGGTCAAGGGGGAGAAGAAAACCTCCACCCGCAAGTTCTATCCGGGCTACGTCATGGTGCAGATGGCGCTTACCGACCACTCCTGGCACTTGGTGCAGAACATCCCCCGCGTGACCGGGTTCGTGGGCGGCAAAATGCGCCCCACGCCCATGCGCGACTCCGAGGCCGAGAAGATTTTGGCCATGATGGAGCAGCGCCAGGAGCAGCCCCGTCCCAAGTTCCATTTCGAGCGGGGAGACGAGGTTCGGGTCATCGATGGTCCCTTCTCCGGCTTCAACGGCACGGTGGAGGAAGTCAATTACGACAAGGGCAAGCTGCGCGTCTCGGTGTCCATTTTCGGGCGCCAGACCCCCGTCGAGCTGGATTTCGTCCAGGTCAGCAAGAGCTAG
- the rplK gene encoding 50S ribosomal protein L11 gives MAKKVIGKIKLQIPAGSANPSPPVGPALGQHGVNIMEFCKAFNAKTQDQKGMIIPVIITVYGDRSFDFITKTPPAAILLKKAAGIESGSGEPNRTKVGSVSMDQVEDIAKTKMPDLTAADMDAAVKSVLGTARSMGIEVK, from the coding sequence ATGGCCAAGAAAGTCATCGGCAAGATTAAGCTTCAGATTCCCGCCGGATCGGCCAACCCCTCTCCGCCGGTGGGTCCGGCCCTGGGCCAGCACGGCGTGAACATCATGGAGTTCTGCAAGGCGTTCAACGCCAAGACGCAGGACCAGAAGGGGATGATCATTCCGGTCATCATCACGGTCTACGGAGACCGTTCCTTCGACTTCATCACCAAGACCCCGCCCGCGGCAATCCTGTTGAAGAAGGCCGCGGGGATCGAGTCCGGCTCCGGCGAGCCCAACCGGACCAAGGTTGGTTCGGTGAGCATGGACCAGGTGGAAGATATCGCCAAGACCAAGATGCCCGATCTCACGGCCGCCGACATGGACGCCGCGGTCAAAAGCGTCTTGGGCACCGCCCGCAGCATGGGCATCGAAGTCAAGTAA